The following coding sequences are from one Pseudomonadota bacterium window:
- a CDS encoding alkaline phosphatase yields the protein MKHKHPNLAVRSAFFTLATTVAAPVAIGAEPAVQGPESVSDWFDAGQEYIENAKKLFPIRHRAKNVIFFVGDGMGVSTVTAARILEGQQMGKPGEEHSLFFEKLPYVALSKVYSWDQQTPDSAPTTTAMVTGYKARESMLAVDHTTARYECDPGVIASKSLETILEQAAHAGKDTGVVSTARLTHATPGANYAHTAVRDWESDSEIRSYEETNGLPAGSCAVKDIARQLIELTGGVKDSLKAALGGGRSYFQPDTLVDPEDGGTNVGRRKDGRDLTDEWVSTRGPGAKFVYDRAGFDAADPAATSHLLGLFERSHMEYEHDRPSDKGGEPSLSEMTAKAVQILSKKKKRGFYLHVESGRIDHAHHAGNPYRALTDTIEFAKAIQKAYEMTDPEETLIIVTADHSHVFTIAGYPHRGNPILGKVAEVPNVDGDPTELQSDALGLPYTTLSYANGPGYTGASDVQPAGLKTFPHNPESFTNGALRPDMTSVDTTVPTFMPESTVPLSSETHSGEDVAIYGSGPKAHLVRGVMEQNWIYHVMKEAFRF from the coding sequence ATGAAACACAAACACCCGAATCTGGCCGTACGCAGCGCTTTCTTCACCCTCGCTACAACGGTGGCGGCTCCCGTGGCGATCGGGGCCGAGCCCGCGGTACAAGGACCCGAGTCGGTATCCGACTGGTTCGATGCCGGCCAGGAGTACATAGAGAACGCAAAAAAGCTTTTCCCGATAAGGCACCGGGCCAAGAATGTGATCTTCTTTGTCGGTGATGGCATGGGAGTCTCTACCGTGACGGCTGCCCGCATCTTGGAAGGGCAGCAGATGGGTAAGCCCGGTGAGGAGCACAGCTTGTTCTTCGAGAAGTTGCCCTACGTCGCGCTGTCCAAGGTTTATTCTTGGGACCAGCAGACCCCCGATTCTGCACCGACGACGACCGCCATGGTCACCGGCTACAAGGCGCGCGAGAGCATGCTGGCGGTCGACCACACCACCGCGCGCTACGAGTGCGATCCGGGGGTGATCGCTTCGAAGTCGTTAGAGACCATCCTCGAGCAGGCCGCCCATGCCGGCAAAGACACCGGCGTCGTAAGTACCGCGCGGCTGACGCATGCGACGCCGGGCGCGAACTACGCGCACACGGCGGTGCGTGACTGGGAGAGTGACAGCGAGATCCGCTCGTATGAGGAAACGAACGGATTGCCCGCCGGTTCCTGCGCGGTGAAAGATATCGCCCGCCAGCTCATCGAGCTAACCGGTGGGGTCAAGGACAGCCTGAAGGCTGCCCTGGGCGGCGGTCGTTCCTATTTTCAACCGGACACCCTGGTCGATCCGGAAGACGGCGGCACCAACGTGGGTCGTCGCAAGGACGGCCGCGACCTGACCGACGAGTGGGTGAGCACGCGTGGCCCCGGCGCCAAGTTTGTGTATGACCGGGCAGGCTTCGACGCGGCGGATCCAGCGGCGACCAGCCACTTGCTCGGCTTGTTCGAACGCTCGCATATGGAATACGAGCATGATCGTCCGAGCGATAAGGGGGGCGAGCCCTCGCTGTCCGAGATGACCGCAAAGGCGGTCCAGATCCTTTCGAAGAAAAAGAAGAGGGGCTTTTACCTGCACGTCGAGAGCGGGCGCATCGACCACGCCCACCACGCCGGCAACCCTTATCGGGCGCTCACCGATACCATCGAGTTTGCGAAGGCGATCCAGAAGGCCTACGAGATGACCGATCCCGAAGAGACGCTCATCATCGTGACCGCCGACCACAGCCATGTGTTCACGATCGCCGGCTACCCCCATCGGGGCAACCCGATCCTCGGTAAGGTAGCCGAGGTGCCGAACGTAGACGGCGATCCGACGGAGCTCCAAAGCGATGCGCTCGGCCTCCCTTACACCACGCTGAGCTACGCCAACGGCCCAGGCTATACGGGCGCGTCCGATGTCCAGCCTGCCGGCCTCAAGACATTCCCGCACAATCCAGAGTCCTTCACCAACGGCGCGTTGCGGCCCGACATGACCAGCGTTGACACCACGGTACCGACCTTCATGCCGGAATCGACGGTACCGCTCTCCTCGGAAACGCATTCGGGTGAGGATGTGGCGATCTACGGCAGCGGTCCTAAAGCGCACCTCGTGCGTGGCGTCATGGAACAGAACTGGATCTATCACGTGATGAAGGAAGCTTTCCGCTTTTAA